The following are encoded together in the Eptesicus fuscus isolate TK198812 chromosome 16, DD_ASM_mEF_20220401, whole genome shotgun sequence genome:
- the LOC129151908 gene encoding uncharacterized protein LOC129151908 produces MERLREHRVEPAPWEVTTGLSASRTRNLSVDVARHQVQPLTLRALCFQTPPFAIDPPAIDPPATDPPAIDPPATDPPATHPPATDPPATDPPAIDPPATDPPATDPPGIDPPAIDPPAIDPPAINPSAIDPPATDPPAISPPASDPPAIDPPATDPPAIDPPATDPPAIDPPAIDPPAINPSAINPSAIDLPATDPPGISPPASDPPAIDPPASDPPASDPPASDPPAINPPATDPPAIDPPAINPSAINPSAIDPPATDPPGISPPASDPPATDPPAINPPAINPPAIDPPATDPPGIDPPAMDPPGSF; encoded by the exons ATGGAGCGCCTGCGTGAGCACAGGGTGGAGCCGGCGCCATGGGAAGTCACAACCGGGCTCTCCGCCTCCAGGACTCGGAACCTCAGCGTGGATGTGGCTCGGCACCAAGTTCAGCCGCTTACCCTCCGGGCTTTGTGCTTCCAGACACCCCCCTTCG CTATCGACCCGCCAGCTATCGACCCACCAGCTACCGACCCACCAGCCATCGACCCACCAGCTACCGACCCACCAGCTACCCACCCACCAGCTACCGACCCACCAGCTACCGACCCACCAGCTATTGACCCACCAGCTACCGACCCACCAGCTACCGACCCACCAGGTATCGACCCACCAGCTATCGACCCACCAGCTATCGACCCACCAGCTATCAATCCATCAGCTATCGACCCGCCAGCTACCGACCCACCAGCTATCAGTCCACCAGCTTCCGACCCACCAGCTATCGACCCACCAGCTACCGACCCACCAGCTATCGACCCACCAGCTACCGACCCACCAGCTATCGACCCACCAGCTATCGACCCGCCAGCTATCAATCCATCAGCTATCAATCCATCAGCTATCGACCTGCCAGCTACCGACCCACCAGGTATCAGTCCACCAGCTTCCGACCCACCAGCTATTGACCCACCAGCTTCCGACCCACCAGCTTCCGACCCACCAGCTTCCGACCCACCAGCTATCAATCCACCAGCTACCGATCCACCAGCTATCGACCCACCAGCTATCAATCCATCAGCTATCAATCCATCAGCTATCGACCCGCCAGCTACCGACCCACCAGGTATCAGTCCACCAGCTTCCGACCCACCAGCTACCGACCCACCAGCTATCAATCCACCAGCTATCAATCCACCAGCTATTGACCCACCAGCTACCGACCCACCAGGTATCGACCCACCAGCTATGGACCCACCAGGTAGCTTCTAG